One window from the genome of Echinicola vietnamensis DSM 17526 encodes:
- a CDS encoding OmpA family protein produces MKTLKSVLAIVLSATVLFGCANWSNTGKGAAIGAGAGGALGGLIGNNKGNTAAGAVIGAAVGGAAGAAIGKYMDKQAKEMEEIENAEVERVGEGIQVTFDSGILFGFDSYELTPQAQENVMEMARILNEYPDTNIMIDGHTDSKGSEEYNQKLSERRASSVANYLKMQGIDSSRLTTVGHGETAPVASNDTDAGRAENRRVEVAITANEELVEKAENGELDNM; encoded by the coding sequence ATGAAAACTTTAAAATCAGTACTGGCAATCGTATTGAGTGCAACGGTATTGTTTGGTTGCGCAAATTGGAGTAATACTGGAAAAGGTGCCGCCATTGGCGCTGGTGCCGGTGGAGCATTGGGAGGACTTATTGGAAACAATAAAGGCAACACCGCCGCTGGTGCAGTCATAGGAGCAGCCGTAGGGGGTGCTGCGGGCGCAGCCATTGGCAAGTACATGGACAAACAAGCCAAAGAAATGGAGGAAATCGAAAATGCTGAAGTAGAGCGCGTAGGAGAAGGTATCCAAGTCACTTTCGATTCCGGTATTCTTTTTGGGTTTGATTCCTATGAACTCACTCCCCAAGCCCAAGAAAATGTCATGGAAATGGCCAGGATCCTTAACGAATATCCTGACACTAACATCATGATCGACGGCCACACGGACAGCAAAGGCAGCGAAGAGTACAACCAAAAGCTTTCCGAAAGACGGGCCAGTTCCGTTGCCAACTACCTTAAAATGCAGGGTATTGACAGTTCCCGGCTGACAACCGTGGGACACGGCGAAACCGCTCCTGTGGCATCCAATGACACTGACGCAGGAAGAGCCGAAAACAGGCGTGTCGAAGTAGCCATTACAGCCAATGAAGAATTGGTGGAAAAAGCAGAAAATGGAGAACTTGATAACATGTAA
- the rny gene encoding ribonuclease Y: MVIYTIIAGIVGLALGAIVVGFFLKKNNQKLEQEAQEKAKSIVREAELTAESLKKDRMLEAKEKYLKLKADFEEEVNKKKNILITNEGKLKQREQILSKEMEQIKRKEAELDSKKENLSAQLHAVQVKKDELDRVTNQRIADLEKVALLTKEEARDQLVVMLKDEAHTKASSQIKDILDQAKLSATKQAKKIVLDTIQRTATEHAIENCVSIFNIESDDIKGKIIGREGRNIRALESATGVEIVVDDTPEAIIISGFDPVRREIARLSLHRLVQDGRIHPARIEEVVAKTEKNIEEEIVEIGERTCIDLGVHGLHPELIRMVGRMRFRSSYGQNLLQHSREVAKLCATMAAEMGLNAKLAKRAGLLHDIGKVYPEEAELPHAILGMELAKKYKEHPEVCNAIGAHHDEIEMTSMISPIVQASDAISGSRPGARREIMDSYIKRLKDLEDLALSFDGVNKCFAMQAGRELRVLVDAEHVDDTTAGKLSFDISQKIEKEMQYPGQIKVTVIREMRAVNYAK; the protein is encoded by the coding sequence ATGGTAATATACACAATAATTGCAGGCATTGTCGGCCTGGCATTAGGGGCAATAGTAGTTGGTTTTTTTCTGAAGAAAAACAACCAGAAACTGGAACAAGAAGCGCAAGAAAAAGCGAAGAGCATCGTCAGGGAAGCTGAACTGACTGCCGAATCCCTCAAAAAAGATCGGATGCTGGAAGCAAAGGAGAAATACCTGAAGCTGAAGGCGGATTTTGAAGAGGAGGTGAACAAGAAGAAAAACATCCTGATTACCAATGAAGGTAAACTCAAGCAGCGCGAGCAGATTCTCTCCAAAGAGATGGAGCAGATCAAACGAAAGGAAGCCGAACTTGACAGCAAGAAGGAAAACCTAAGTGCGCAACTTCATGCCGTTCAGGTCAAGAAGGATGAGTTGGATCGGGTGACTAACCAACGGATTGCTGACCTGGAAAAAGTGGCGTTGCTGACGAAGGAAGAAGCACGTGATCAGCTGGTGGTCATGCTCAAGGACGAAGCGCATACCAAGGCATCCTCACAGATCAAGGATATTCTTGACCAAGCCAAACTCTCCGCTACCAAGCAGGCGAAAAAGATCGTTTTGGACACGATCCAGCGTACGGCAACGGAGCACGCCATCGAAAACTGTGTTTCTATCTTTAACATCGAAAGTGATGACATCAAAGGTAAAATCATCGGTAGAGAAGGACGTAACATCCGGGCCTTGGAATCAGCCACTGGCGTAGAGATCGTAGTGGACGATACGCCAGAGGCCATTATCATTTCAGGCTTTGATCCGGTGCGAAGAGAGATCGCACGATTGTCCTTGCACAGGCTGGTTCAGGATGGGCGGATTCACCCTGCCCGAATCGAGGAAGTGGTTGCCAAGACGGAGAAAAATATCGAAGAAGAAATCGTGGAGATCGGCGAAAGAACCTGCATCGATCTTGGTGTGCACGGCCTTCATCCAGAATTGATCAGGATGGTGGGCAGGATGCGTTTCAGGTCTTCCTATGGACAAAACCTCCTGCAACACTCCAGAGAAGTGGCAAAACTATGTGCCACCATGGCGGCGGAAATGGGCCTAAATGCCAAGCTGGCCAAGAGGGCTGGACTGCTGCATGATATCGGAAAAGTCTATCCAGAAGAAGCGGAACTTCCCCATGCCATTTTGGGTATGGAGCTGGCCAAAAAGTATAAGGAGCATCCAGAAGTATGCAATGCCATCGGTGCCCACCACGATGAGATAGAAATGACTTCCATGATCTCACCGATCGTCCAAGCCTCTGATGCGATTTCCGGCTCCCGACCTGGAGCGAGAAGGGAAATCATGGACAGCTATATCAAGCGATTGAAGGACCTAGAGGACTTGGCGCTGAGCTTTGATGGCGTCAACAAGTGCTTTGCCATGCAGGCTGGGCGTGAATTGAGGGTCTTAGTGGATGCTGAGCATGTGGATGATACTACTGCAGGAAAACTGTCTTTTGATATCTCCCAGAAGATCGAAAAGGAGATGCAGTATCCTGGACAGATCAAGGTGACCGTGATCAGAGAAATGCGCGCGGTCAATTACGCCAAATAA
- a CDS encoding cell division protein ZapA — MDTLSIRIKIGDREYPMKVKAEDEAKIRRAGKLINDKLKRYREEFGLDDRQDLLAMVAFDCMVEAMEVNEVNTEDSEQITATLSKINDQLKSVL; from the coding sequence ATGGATACGCTTTCGATAAGAATCAAAATAGGCGATAGGGAATACCCTATGAAAGTGAAGGCAGAGGATGAGGCGAAAATCAGGCGTGCGGGTAAATTGATTAATGATAAATTAAAGAGATATAGAGAAGAATTTGGTTTAGATGACAGGCAGGACCTGTTGGCGATGGTGGCCTTTGACTGCATGGTAGAAGCCATGGAGGTCAATGAGGTGAATACAGAAGACAGTGAACAAATCACGGCTACACTATCAAAAATCAATGACCAATTGAAATCCGTATTGTAA
- the pheT gene encoding phenylalanine--tRNA ligase subunit beta: MKISVNRLKDYIPFEESTEKIAELLTQSGLEVEGVEHFESIAGGLRGVVIGEVLTCEAHPNADRLKKTTVDVGGEVVPIVCGAPNVTQGQKVVVATVGAELGTPEGETFAIKKAKIRGEVSQGMICAEDELGLGQSHDGIMVLDTDLPNGTPAGDYFRVTTTDVVEIGLTPNRADAASHLGVARDLKALLRRELTLPDVSEFKVDNGSRPVNVQVEDAKDCPRYAGLTISNIKVAPSPEWLQSYLKALGLEPINNVVDITNFILHDLGQPLHAFDLDKVANDTIIVKKLPKGTSFTTLDEKERKLTGEELMICDEKGGLCIAGVFGGQDSGVNDGTTSIFLESAYFSPDVIRRGSLVHGLKTDASFRFERGTDPNMPVLALKKAALLIKEIAGGEITSEVVDCYPNPIADMEVNVKYAHVDRLIGKHIPKETVHDILESLEIKVSEPNEEGFTAIVKPYRVDVTREADIIEEILRIYGFENVALSDTYQSGYLAEHPATDTNKLQYRVSELLTGMGYYEIMTNSLTKPSYASKSGFLKEEENVEIYNKLSEDLGVMRQSLLFTGLEVLAHNINRRQTDLKFFEFGTAYFKEPEGYREEKHLSIFLTGNKAAESWLEPSKKVSFPDLYTVVERLLDKLNVRMPEVEIIHEAPYDYALKLKMGEKEIGKVGLLSSKITNLAEVKQEVLFATLRWDYLLKKASGLKQYEEISKFPEVRRDLSLVIDESVTFDAVRKVAEKAGGKLLKHIGVFDVYQGDKIDAGKKAYALSFYLQDNTKTLTEKIIDQSMNRLMKSFEKEIGALIRK, translated from the coding sequence ATGAAAATTTCTGTCAATAGATTAAAAGACTATATACCATTTGAAGAAAGCACGGAGAAGATTGCCGAACTTCTGACTCAGTCCGGATTGGAAGTGGAGGGAGTAGAGCATTTTGAATCCATCGCCGGTGGGTTGCGGGGCGTGGTGATCGGAGAGGTGCTTACCTGTGAAGCCCACCCCAATGCGGATCGACTGAAAAAGACCACTGTGGATGTGGGAGGTGAAGTGGTTCCGATCGTCTGTGGGGCGCCGAATGTCACGCAAGGCCAAAAAGTGGTGGTTGCCACTGTGGGGGCTGAGCTGGGGACTCCCGAAGGAGAGACCTTTGCCATCAAAAAGGCAAAAATCCGTGGAGAAGTTTCCCAAGGGATGATCTGTGCCGAGGATGAACTGGGCCTCGGTCAAAGTCATGACGGCATCATGGTGCTGGATACGGACTTGCCAAACGGGACTCCTGCCGGGGATTACTTTCGCGTAACCACAACCGATGTGGTGGAGATTGGCCTGACGCCAAACCGAGCTGATGCTGCCTCCCATTTGGGAGTGGCCCGAGACTTGAAGGCCTTGCTTCGTCGGGAACTGACATTGCCTGACGTAAGTGAGTTTAAGGTGGATAACGGTTCGAGACCTGTGAACGTACAGGTCGAGGATGCCAAGGATTGCCCACGGTATGCAGGATTGACCATTTCCAATATCAAGGTAGCCCCTTCACCCGAATGGCTTCAAAGTTACCTGAAGGCATTGGGCTTGGAGCCCATCAACAATGTGGTGGATATTACCAATTTCATTTTACATGATCTTGGCCAGCCGCTGCATGCCTTTGATTTGGACAAGGTCGCCAATGATACGATAATCGTCAAAAAACTACCCAAAGGAACTTCTTTTACCACCTTGGATGAGAAGGAGCGAAAACTGACTGGAGAAGAATTGATGATTTGCGATGAAAAAGGAGGATTGTGTATTGCCGGTGTTTTTGGAGGGCAGGATTCTGGCGTAAATGACGGGACTACTTCCATTTTCTTGGAAAGTGCCTATTTTTCTCCCGATGTCATCAGGAGAGGGAGTCTGGTGCATGGGTTAAAGACCGATGCCTCTTTCCGTTTCGAAAGAGGAACTGACCCTAATATGCCTGTTCTTGCACTGAAGAAAGCCGCTTTGCTCATCAAGGAGATTGCAGGAGGGGAGATTACTTCTGAGGTGGTGGATTGTTATCCCAATCCTATTGCCGATATGGAGGTGAACGTAAAGTATGCTCATGTCGATCGCTTGATCGGGAAGCATATCCCCAAAGAAACCGTTCACGACATCTTGGAGAGCCTGGAGATCAAGGTGAGCGAACCCAATGAAGAAGGGTTTACGGCGATTGTCAAGCCTTACCGCGTGGATGTGACACGCGAGGCGGATATTATCGAAGAGATTCTTCGGATCTATGGTTTTGAAAATGTCGCGCTGTCGGACACCTATCAGTCGGGATATTTGGCCGAGCATCCGGCCACGGATACCAACAAATTGCAATATAGGGTTTCGGAATTGCTTACGGGCATGGGGTATTATGAGATCATGACCAACTCCCTGACCAAGCCAAGTTATGCCAGCAAATCAGGTTTTCTTAAGGAAGAAGAGAATGTGGAGATCTACAACAAGCTCAGTGAAGACCTTGGGGTGATGAGGCAAAGTTTGCTGTTTACGGGACTGGAAGTATTGGCCCATAACATCAACAGACGTCAAACTGACCTTAAGTTCTTCGAGTTTGGCACAGCGTATTTCAAGGAGCCAGAAGGATACCGGGAAGAGAAGCACCTTTCCATTTTCTTGACCGGTAACAAGGCGGCAGAGAGCTGGCTGGAGCCTTCTAAAAAAGTGAGCTTTCCGGATCTCTATACGGTAGTGGAGCGTTTATTGGATAAGCTCAACGTGCGTATGCCGGAGGTGGAGATCATCCATGAAGCCCCCTATGATTATGCGCTTAAGCTTAAAATGGGCGAAAAGGAAATAGGTAAAGTAGGGCTATTGTCATCGAAAATCACCAACTTGGCAGAAGTTAAGCAAGAAGTGCTTTTTGCAACGCTTCGCTGGGATTACCTGTTGAAGAAAGCCAGCGGACTGAAGCAATATGAGGAAATTTCCAAATTCCCCGAAGTGCGCAGGGATTTGTCATTGGTGATCGACGAATCGGTAACCTTCGATGCAGTCCGAAAAGTAGCCGAAAAAGCAGGTGGCAAGCTTTTGAAGCATATTGGAGTGTTTGATGTTTACCAAGGAGATAAAATCGATGCAGGTAAAAAAGCCTATGCACTGAGTTTTTACCTTCAGGATAATACCAAGACACTTACGGAAAAGATCATCGATCAGTCCATGAACAGGTTGATGAAATCATTCGAAAAAGAAATCGGGGCGTTGATTAGAAAATGA
- a CDS encoding DUF1684 domain-containing protein — protein sequence MKQQQILWGVVGLVVLISVGYMFFGGQDSGDYRQEILDERERQYKFLRYNEESPLTDAQKLAFDSLICFPVDEKYKVRARMVPLQQKQFLEIPMTDGSMETYLKHSYVDFELGGKSCRLLLLQAADEPDKKNFFLPFADQTSGELTYGGGRYLNLRQDGINSVTIDFNLAYNPYCAYNPDFACPIPPRENILDVPIKAGEKNYLK from the coding sequence ATGAAACAACAGCAGATATTATGGGGCGTAGTGGGGTTAGTCGTTTTGATTTCAGTAGGTTATATGTTTTTTGGCGGTCAAGACAGTGGAGATTACCGCCAGGAAATTCTGGACGAGCGAGAGCGACAGTATAAATTTTTAAGGTATAACGAAGAATCTCCCCTGACGGATGCGCAAAAATTGGCCTTTGATTCCTTAATTTGTTTTCCTGTGGACGAGAAATACAAAGTCCGCGCGCGGATGGTGCCCCTCCAGCAAAAACAGTTCTTGGAAATTCCCATGACTGACGGGTCGATGGAGACGTACCTGAAGCACAGCTATGTGGATTTTGAGCTGGGCGGAAAGTCATGCCGGCTGCTGCTTTTACAAGCGGCGGATGAACCTGATAAAAAGAATTTTTTTCTGCCCTTTGCTGATCAGACCAGCGGTGAACTTACCTATGGAGGGGGAAGGTACCTGAATCTTCGACAGGACGGGATAAACAGTGTTACGATTGATTTCAACTTGGCTTACAATCCCTATTGTGCTTATAACCCGGATTTTGCTTGTCCGATTCCACCGCGAGAGAATATTTTAGATGTTCCAATCAAAGCAGGGGAGAAAAATTACTTGAAATAA
- a CDS encoding site-specific integrase produces the protein MNKHFTEFNELTNSAGNYLEQKLCYSLKTSYEYAKVWKRLREFMFSNGFSHYDKSVEEQFLRFNFKNKSWKDLTVSQRVTYNGLKMLTEYHQTGKINIPSLPSKYPLDFRGPIGKVILDFLRRRQQRGMSRSSLHNYQRHLYEFMEYCEKRGIGSVGYIDLPLLLHFINQYNCDKKTVMIVLISTLRIFLRYLFKENLTAIDYSSKVPRCKKVTQPKIPSLYSKEEVEKLIASVDRSSPTGKRNYAIIMLAARLGLRASDISRLKFKNLHWNTSTIEIDQVKTGNPLQLPLLPDVGNAIIDYLQYGRPVSEEPHVFLTGRPPYGCFTTSNVVTHVVQRAIIKAGIDTKNRRFGPHSLRHSLGFRMLEKSTMLPVISEVFGHKSSESTRFYLRIDLTSMKQCMLDVPPVPTEFYQQRGGAFYG, from the coding sequence ATGAACAAGCATTTCACAGAGTTCAATGAACTCACCAACAGTGCAGGTAATTACCTTGAACAGAAGCTCTGTTATTCATTAAAGACATCCTATGAATATGCGAAGGTCTGGAAACGGCTCAGAGAATTTATGTTTTCCAATGGTTTTAGTCATTATGATAAGTCAGTAGAAGAGCAGTTTTTACGGTTTAATTTTAAAAACAAAAGTTGGAAGGATCTGACTGTCAGTCAAAGAGTCACTTATAATGGGCTGAAGATGCTTACCGAGTATCATCAGACAGGCAAGATCAACATTCCTTCACTGCCAAGTAAATATCCACTGGACTTTAGGGGCCCCATTGGTAAAGTTATTCTGGATTTTTTGAGGCGCAGACAGCAAAGGGGGATGTCCAGAAGCAGTCTCCACAATTATCAAAGACATTTATATGAATTTATGGAGTACTGTGAAAAGCGAGGTATTGGCAGCGTTGGGTATATTGATCTGCCCTTACTGCTTCATTTCATAAACCAGTACAACTGTGATAAGAAAACCGTAATGATTGTCTTGATTTCGACCTTACGGATTTTCCTGCGGTATCTGTTTAAGGAAAACCTTACGGCTATTGACTATTCTTCTAAGGTCCCAAGATGTAAAAAAGTTACCCAGCCCAAGATACCTTCCCTCTATTCAAAGGAAGAAGTAGAAAAACTGATTGCATCAGTAGACAGATCAAGCCCTACCGGGAAAAGGAACTATGCTATTATCATGCTTGCCGCCAGGCTCGGGCTCAGGGCTTCGGATATCTCCAGATTAAAATTTAAAAATTTACATTGGAACACCAGTACGATTGAGATTGACCAGGTAAAAACAGGGAACCCATTACAGCTCCCCTTGTTGCCAGACGTTGGCAATGCCATCATCGATTATTTACAATACGGACGTCCTGTTTCAGAAGAACCCCATGTGTTTTTAACAGGAAGGCCGCCATACGGTTGTTTTACTACTAGCAACGTGGTTACCCATGTTGTTCAGAGAGCGATAATAAAAGCCGGTATTGACACCAAAAACAGAAGGTTTGGTCCCCATTCATTACGGCATAGCTTGGGATTCAGAATGTTGGAAAAAAGCACTATGCTCCCCGTTATATCGGAGGTTTTTGGTCACAAAAGTTCAGAGTCCACAAGGTTTTACCTCCGGATCGATCTAACCTCCATGAAGCAATGTATGCTGGACGTCCCGCCTGTACCAACAGAGTTTTATCAGCAGAGAGGAGGTGCGTTTTATGGATAA
- a CDS encoding tyrosine-type recombinase/integrase has product MDKCYHSVYGLHIKQFIQTKRKLGFKYVTETFALSKIDDLATQTRQTSQGITKAFADMWAEKRPNESRGYHYHRMLMLVQLSSYINDIGIESYIPKLPRFPENTFIPYVYSRDEIAMLFKACDELRMQIAHRESCLFCMPVLLRLLYATGIRIGEALDLKDEDVNLEDGYIRIQDSKNKKQRAIPISASLNLVCKEYLSYRAWLPYKNSTTGFFFVNVSGNKCGQGFRKWFRKCLEHANIPYLGEKHGPRIHDLRHTFAVNSLAGMAEAGIDLYASLPILSNYLGHQSIGATDHYVRLTASMFPDLIRDMDKTCIDVFPKFRNYGAD; this is encoded by the coding sequence ATGGATAAATGTTATCACAGTGTATATGGCCTGCACATAAAGCAGTTCATACAGACCAAGAGAAAACTGGGGTTCAAGTATGTGACAGAGACTTTTGCGCTATCCAAAATCGATGATCTTGCAACACAAACGAGGCAGACATCACAAGGCATCACAAAGGCATTCGCCGACATGTGGGCTGAAAAGCGACCCAACGAATCCAGAGGATATCATTATCATAGAATGCTGATGTTGGTACAACTATCCTCCTATATAAATGATATAGGGATTGAATCATATATTCCAAAACTTCCCCGCTTTCCCGAGAATACGTTTATACCATATGTATATTCACGGGACGAGATTGCCATGCTATTTAAGGCATGTGATGAATTAAGGATGCAAATTGCCCACAGGGAATCCTGCTTGTTTTGCATGCCCGTCCTATTGAGACTACTTTATGCAACAGGAATACGCATAGGTGAAGCGCTTGATTTAAAAGATGAGGATGTCAATCTGGAAGACGGGTATATCCGTATTCAGGATTCTAAGAATAAAAAGCAGAGAGCCATTCCTATATCAGCTTCTTTGAACTTGGTATGTAAAGAATATCTTTCTTACAGGGCATGGCTTCCTTATAAGAACTCAACAACCGGATTTTTCTTCGTAAATGTCAGTGGTAATAAGTGTGGCCAGGGTTTTCGGAAATGGTTCAGAAAATGTTTAGAACATGCCAATATCCCATATTTGGGAGAAAAACATGGGCCGCGTATACATGATCTACGGCATACTTTTGCTGTCAACTCTCTTGCCGGTATGGCAGAAGCAGGAATCGATCTGTATGCCTCGCTACCGATATTGTCCAACTATCTTGGGCACCAGTCAATAGGAGCAACTGACCATTATGTGCGGTTGACAGCTTCAATGTTCCCGGACCTGATCAGGGATATGGATAAAACGTGTATTGATGTCTTTCCAAAATTCAGAAACTATGGGGCCGACTGA
- a CDS encoding site-specific integrase yields MGPTDFAKHISDFISKYLPNENGASLNTITAYRDTFVLLLSFIEKHRKVKLEKLTLDYITKETIVAFLDWIQSERKCSNSTRNLRLAAIHSFYRYLQYQHLDNLYECQRILSIRSKKTAKDSIKYLSVEGIRLLLQQPDTTTRKGRRNLALLALMYDTGARVQEIIDLTPSMLRLDKPATIKIIGKGNKARLVPMLDAQTVHLKNYLKEYELDSPSAKLYPLFSNSKKEKLTRAGINYIIQKYVGMARKENKLMIPLKITCHSFRHTKAMHLLQAGVNLVYIRDILGHVSVQTTEIYARADSKQKRIALEKAYEDVNPGEKAVWLNNENLISWLKRF; encoded by the coding sequence ATGGGGCCGACTGACTTTGCAAAGCATATCTCAGACTTTATCTCAAAATACCTTCCCAATGAAAATGGGGCTAGTCTCAATACCATAACTGCCTATAGAGATACATTCGTATTACTGCTGTCCTTCATTGAAAAGCATAGGAAGGTGAAACTGGAAAAGCTGACATTGGATTACATCACAAAAGAAACAATCGTCGCATTTTTGGATTGGATACAGAGCGAAAGGAAGTGCAGTAACTCAACCCGCAATTTACGGTTGGCTGCTATTCATTCCTTTTACAGGTACTTGCAATATCAACACTTGGACAACCTTTACGAATGTCAACGTATCTTATCCATTAGATCCAAGAAAACAGCCAAAGACAGCATCAAATACCTAAGCGTTGAGGGTATCAGGCTTCTGTTACAGCAACCCGATACAACAACCAGGAAAGGCAGGCGTAACCTTGCTTTATTGGCATTAATGTATGACACAGGAGCAAGGGTCCAGGAGATCATTGATCTGACACCATCCATGTTACGGCTCGACAAACCTGCCACCATCAAAATCATTGGAAAAGGCAATAAAGCAAGGTTAGTTCCAATGCTTGATGCACAAACAGTACACCTTAAAAACTATCTGAAAGAGTACGAGTTGGATAGTCCTTCGGCGAAACTGTACCCTCTTTTTTCAAACAGTAAAAAAGAAAAACTGACACGCGCAGGAATCAATTACATTATCCAGAAGTATGTAGGAATGGCAAGGAAAGAAAATAAGCTGATGATACCTTTAAAAATCACTTGTCATTCCTTCAGACATACAAAGGCGATGCACCTCCTTCAGGCGGGTGTTAACCTGGTCTATATCCGTGATATACTGGGACACGTCTCTGTGCAGACCACAGAAATTTATGCCAGAGCTGACTCCAAACAGAAACGCATTGCCCTGGAAAAAGCATATGAAGACGTAAATCCAGGTGAAAAGGCTGTATGGCTTAATAATGAGAATCTTATCTCTTGGCTCAAAAGATTCTGA